A DNA window from Acinetobacter sp. 10FS3-1 contains the following coding sequences:
- a CDS encoding methionine ABC transporter permease, giving the protein MRDFIVQWLTTLTAPFWKSSLSMDQFVTALQETFHMVFFAMLFGCIWGFVQAIILLLTRPDGILPNRVIYHGLNPIVNALRSLPFIILLIAVIPLTKWIVGTSIGTWAAIVPLTIYVGPYIGRLIETSLLEVNAGIIESAQAMGATPMQIIFKFVLPEARSSLILNLTTATISLIGATAMAGAVGAGGIGDLAISYGYQRFDTSVVIMTVIVLLILVQIVQSIGDWLSRLR; this is encoded by the coding sequence ATGAGAGATTTCATTGTACAGTGGTTGACGACGCTGACTGCACCTTTCTGGAAAAGCTCCCTGTCCATGGACCAGTTCGTCACAGCCTTGCAGGAAACCTTTCACATGGTATTTTTCGCCATGCTGTTTGGCTGTATCTGGGGCTTTGTTCAAGCCATTATTTTACTGCTAACCCGTCCGGACGGCATTCTGCCAAATCGCGTGATTTATCACGGTTTAAATCCAATTGTGAATGCGCTTCGCTCCTTGCCGTTTATTATTCTGCTGATTGCAGTCATCCCGCTGACCAAGTGGATTGTAGGAACATCTATTGGTACTTGGGCGGCGATTGTACCGCTAACCATTTATGTCGGGCCTTATATTGGCCGCCTGATTGAAACCTCGTTGCTGGAAGTAAATGCAGGCATTATTGAGTCTGCACAGGCGATGGGTGCAACTCCAATGCAGATTATTTTCAAATTTGTCCTGCCCGAAGCCCGTAGCTCCCTGATTCTCAATCTGACCACTGCAACCATTAGCCTGATTGGTGCGACAGCGATGGCCGGGGCCGTTGGTGCTGGTGGTATTGGTGATTTAGCTATTTCTTATGGTTATCAGCGTTTTGACACGTCTGTGGTGATCATGACAGTGATTGTCTTATTGATTCTGGTCCAGATTGTTCAAAGTATCGGTGACTGGCTGTCGCGGTTAAGATAA